The Streptococcus viridans genome includes a window with the following:
- a CDS encoding VanZ family protein: MLKKLNRNNWLIEEGQLTNKGRQLLLGGSFFYFVLLCLMCFLPQQPEPGMEIPGIQHFGRVVVLLVPFNSLINLGQVTSLVQLIKVLVQNIANIFLLSPLVFQLLWLWPWLGTRKRVLCFSLGMSLWIELSQIVLDLLFDFNRVFEIDDLWTNTLGGYLAYLCFKWLQASISKDNLS, translated from the coding sequence TTGTTGAAGAAGCTCAACCGTAACAACTGGCTGATAGAAGAAGGACAATTAACAAATAAAGGAAGGCAACTGCTACTAGGTGGCAGTTTCTTCTATTTTGTCCTGCTCTGCCTAATGTGTTTTCTCCCTCAACAGCCTGAACCAGGGATGGAAATACCTGGGATCCAACATTTTGGGCGAGTAGTCGTCTTATTGGTCCCCTTTAATTCCCTCATCAATCTAGGTCAAGTGACCAGTCTGGTCCAGCTGATCAAGGTGCTTGTACAGAATATAGCCAACATCTTTCTTTTATCCCCTTTGGTCTTTCAACTGCTTTGGCTCTGGCCTTGGCTAGGCACTCGGAAACGCGTCCTTTGCTTTAGTCTAGGGATGAGTTTGTGGATTGAGCTCAGTCAGATTGTCCTAGACCTTTTATTTGATTTCAATCGGGTGTTTGAGATAGATGATCTGTGGACCAATACCCTGGGAGGCTACTTAGCCTATCTGTGTTTTAAATGGCTGCAAGCTTCTATAAGTAAGGACAACCTATCTTAG
- the trpB gene encoding tryptophan synthase subunit beta yields the protein MTETKGYFGQFGGSFVPEPIQNLLDQLEATFEQYKNDPEFIAEYKHYLKDYSGRETPLYFAESLTDHLGGAKIYLKREDLNHLGSHKLNNVLGQILLAKRMGKTRVIAETGAGQHGVATAAAAAKFGMACDVYMGAEDVERQRLNVFRMEMMGATVHAVETGTKTLKDAVDAAFGAWMADLDAFYVLGSAVGPHPYPTIVHEFQKVISEESKRQILEKEGRLPDYVIACVGGGSNAIGAFSQYVGDEEVKLVGVEAAGHGLDTDQHAATMTKGTVGIVDGMKTYAVFGEDGKVAPVYSISAGLDYPGVGPEHAFFKDTGRVEYVAATDDEAVQALLLLSKTEGILPAIESSHAIAEAVKRAPQLDKDKIIIINVSGRGDKDVAAIADYLEAKATK from the coding sequence ATGACAGAAACAAAAGGCTATTTCGGACAATTTGGTGGATCTTTCGTACCAGAACCTATTCAAAACTTGCTCGATCAATTAGAGGCAACCTTTGAACAGTATAAAAATGACCCAGAATTTATTGCAGAATACAAACATTATTTGAAAGACTATTCTGGACGGGAAACACCGCTCTACTTTGCGGAAAGTTTGACAGATCATTTAGGTGGGGCGAAAATTTATTTGAAGCGCGAAGACTTGAACCACCTAGGTTCTCATAAATTGAATAACGTCTTGGGGCAAATTCTCTTGGCTAAACGCATGGGCAAAACACGCGTGATTGCTGAAACAGGAGCTGGTCAACATGGTGTGGCTACAGCAGCTGCGGCAGCTAAGTTTGGTATGGCCTGTGATGTCTACATGGGAGCAGAAGACGTCGAACGTCAACGTCTCAATGTCTTCCGCATGGAAATGATGGGGGCAACCGTTCATGCGGTTGAAACAGGAACAAAGACCTTGAAAGACGCCGTTGATGCTGCTTTTGGAGCATGGATGGCAGACCTCGATGCTTTTTATGTCTTGGGTTCTGCTGTTGGACCTCACCCTTACCCAACCATTGTGCATGAATTCCAAAAAGTGATCAGTGAAGAGTCTAAACGTCAAATCTTGGAAAAAGAAGGCCGTTTGCCAGACTATGTGATTGCCTGTGTCGGTGGTGGATCCAATGCCATCGGTGCCTTCTCCCAATATGTAGGCGATGAGGAAGTCAAATTGGTCGGTGTTGAAGCAGCTGGTCATGGCTTGGACACAGACCAGCACGCAGCGACCATGACCAAGGGGACTGTAGGAATTGTCGATGGGATGAAGACCTACGCTGTCTTTGGCGAAGATGGAAAAGTAGCGCCAGTTTACTCGATTTCTGCTGGTTTGGACTACCCAGGGGTTGGTCCAGAGCATGCCTTCTTTAAAGATACTGGTCGTGTCGAATATGTGGCGGCGACAGATGATGAAGCGGTTCAAGCTCTTCTTCTTCTCAGTAAGACAGAAGGGATCCTTCCAGCCATTGAAAGCTCACACGCGATTGCAGAAGCTGTCAAACGTGCTCCACAATTGGACAAGGACAAGATTATTATTATCAATGTCTCTGGACGTGGGGATAAGGACGTGGCTGCCATTGCAGATTATCTAGAAGCGAAAGCTACAAAATAA
- a CDS encoding prepilin peptidase, whose amino-acid sequence MINFYFFTVGACMASFLGLVIDRFPESSIIHPRSHCDQCQQTLGVLDLIPILSQVLFRFRCRYCQSPLPYWYTLFEAWSGLLFLLCYQGLLPIPHLLVLLGSCVLAIYDLRSMEYPLLLWLVLHALCLFFTSPTLLMGVFLFLGVLSAVYSIGIGAGDFLLLATFSLTLSAVQVLLVMQGASLIGLLTFLFKKEKDRIPFVPCLFLSYHALLFFTILSR is encoded by the coding sequence ATGATCAACTTCTATTTTTTTACAGTCGGCGCCTGTATGGCCTCCTTTTTAGGTCTCGTCATCGACCGTTTTCCAGAAAGCTCCATCATTCATCCAAGAAGCCATTGCGACCAATGTCAACAGACCTTGGGAGTTCTAGACTTGATTCCTATTCTTTCGCAAGTTCTTTTTCGATTCCGTTGTCGCTACTGCCAGAGTCCTCTGCCTTATTGGTATACCCTTTTTGAAGCCTGGAGTGGTCTCCTCTTTTTGCTGTGCTATCAGGGTCTTCTTCCCATTCCTCATCTCCTGGTTCTTCTTGGCAGTTGCGTTTTAGCCATCTATGATTTGCGATCCATGGAGTACCCGCTCCTCCTCTGGCTAGTGCTCCACGCTCTTTGCCTGTTTTTCACCAGTCCTACCCTCTTGATGGGAGTCTTTCTCTTCTTAGGAGTCCTGTCAGCTGTTTACTCCATCGGCATTGGAGCAGGGGATTTTCTCTTACTGGCTACTTTTTCTTTGACCCTCTCGGCCGTCCAAGTCCTCCTAGTCATGCAAGGGGCTTCCCTCATCGGTCTCCTTACCTTTCTCTTTAAAAAAGAAAAAGACCGGATTCCTTTTGTTCCCTGTCTTTTTCTGAGTTATCATGCTTTACTGTTTTTTACAATTTTAAGCAGATAA
- a CDS encoding Dps family protein: MTTIKKEAAKDVATFATISEVSKSLTDTKAVLNQVVADLYVAHIALHQVHWYMRGRGFLVWHPKMDEYMESLDATLDEVSERLITLGGAPYASMVEFLEHSNIQEEKGSFERSMEENLGRVLSIFRYLVSLYQKALDITDAEGDDVTNDIFVGAKAELEKHIWMIAAELGQAPGL, encoded by the coding sequence ATGACAACAATCAAAAAAGAAGCAGCAAAAGACGTAGCAACATTTGCAACTATTAGCGAAGTAAGCAAGAGCTTAACCGATACAAAAGCGGTTTTGAATCAAGTGGTGGCAGACCTTTATGTCGCTCATATTGCCTTGCACCAAGTACACTGGTATATGCGTGGTCGTGGCTTCCTCGTATGGCATCCAAAAATGGATGAGTACATGGAAAGCTTGGATGCGACTCTTGATGAAGTGAGTGAACGCTTGATTACCTTGGGTGGTGCCCCATACGCTAGCATGGTTGAGTTCTTGGAACATAGCAACATCCAAGAAGAAAAAGGTTCATTCGAACGCTCTATGGAAGAAAATTTGGGACGTGTCCTTTCTATCTTCCGCTACTTGGTAAGTCTTTATCAAAAAGCCTTGGATATCACAGATGCTGAAGGAGATGACGTGACCAACGATATCTTTGTTGGTGCAAAAGCTGAATTGGAAAAACATATCTGGATGATTGCTGCTGAATTGGGCCAAGCACCAGGTTTGTAA
- a CDS encoding YqgQ family protein, with translation MKTLYDVQQFLKKFGIIIYVGKRLYDIELMKIELKRIYDAGLMERLDYLEAEAVLRREHAQELRYLEEEKEK, from the coding sequence ATGAAAACCCTGTACGATGTTCAACAATTTCTGAAAAAATTTGGAATCATCATTTATGTCGGAAAACGACTTTACGACATCGAATTGATGAAGATTGAATTGAAAAGGATCTATGACGCTGGGCTGATGGAAAGATTGGATTATCTAGAAGCAGAAGCCGTCTTACGTAGAGAACACGCACAGGAATTACGTTATTTAGAAGAGGAAAAAGAAAAGTGA
- a CDS encoding rhodanese-like domain-containing protein, protein MFGWMGYNYFRIRRAAKIVDNVEFEELIRKGQLVDLRDPNEFHAKHILGARNIPSNQLKVSLAALRKDKPVLLYENSRGSRVTNAALFLKKQGYKDIYILSYGLDSWDGKVKTN, encoded by the coding sequence ATGTTTGGCTGGATGGGCTACAATTACTTCCGTATCCGTCGGGCTGCAAAAATTGTGGACAATGTAGAGTTTGAAGAATTGATCCGCAAAGGCCAATTAGTGGACTTGCGTGATCCGAATGAATTCCACGCTAAGCATATTTTGGGAGCTCGAAATATTCCATCTAACCAATTAAAAGTGAGTTTGGCTGCCCTTCGCAAAGATAAGCCAGTCTTGCTCTATGAGAACAGTCGTGGGTCCCGTGTGACCAATGCGGCCCTCTTCTTGAAAAAACAGGGTTACAAAGATATCTATATCTTGTCCTATGGTTTGGATTCATGGGATGGAAAAGTCAAGACGAACTAA
- a CDS encoding 16S rRNA pseudouridine(516) synthase has translation MRLDQLLAHYQIPRKEIKQSLAKRQILVDGLAATKLSQNVDTGLQEVRWKDQVLTDCSHHYFLLHKPQGLVTATKDAQHSTVLDLLRTEDRPPKIYPIGRLDRDTTGLLLLTDNGPLGFQLLHPQYHIEKEYAATVNGPLEPAHIEEFQEGITFLDGRKCKPAKLEILSSSLTESQALVTLSEGKFHQVKKMFLAIGVKVTALKRVQFGDFTLDSDLAEGQYRPLNQEELKIIKNYLEKSG, from the coding sequence ATGAGATTAGATCAATTACTGGCCCACTACCAAATTCCCCGCAAGGAAATCAAACAGAGCCTGGCTAAAAGGCAGATTCTGGTCGACGGACTTGCTGCAACAAAATTATCCCAAAATGTCGATACAGGTCTCCAAGAAGTTCGCTGGAAGGATCAGGTCCTTACCGACTGTTCCCATCACTATTTTCTTCTTCATAAACCTCAAGGGCTAGTGACAGCTACCAAGGATGCCCAACATTCTACAGTGTTGGACCTCCTCCGAACAGAAGACCGGCCCCCCAAGATCTATCCTATCGGTCGACTGGATCGGGATACAACTGGCCTCCTCCTACTCACAGACAATGGCCCTCTAGGTTTCCAACTCCTTCATCCCCAATACCATATCGAAAAAGAATACGCGGCAACAGTCAACGGCCCTCTCGAACCCGCTCATATAGAGGAATTTCAAGAAGGAATCACCTTCTTAGATGGGAGAAAATGCAAGCCCGCTAAACTCGAAATCCTTAGCTCCAGCCTTACCGAAAGCCAGGCCCTTGTCACCCTATCTGAAGGGAAATTTCATCAGGTAAAAAAGATGTTTTTAGCTATTGGGGTCAAAGTTACTGCCTTAAAACGAGTTCAGTTCGGGGATTTTACATTAGATTCAGACCTAGCAGAAGGTCAATACCGGCCCTTGAATCAAGAAGAATTGAAAATCATTAAAAACTACTTAGAGAAAAGTGGATAA